From Tepidimicrobium xylanilyticum, a single genomic window includes:
- a CDS encoding tape measure protein produces the protein MASIRTSLNLIDNMSRTLDRVTGKTDRMKRSIDSAKRVMNKETRIVYTLDSAGRAQARLAGATDIATKKFEQQDNQVKKNVNSTDALEKKLKKLGKTLGAAYSVKKIIALTDQITATTARLDLMNDGLQTTAELQEKIFQSAQRARGSYLTTASAVSQMGILAADAFASNDEVIAFVEQLNKHFTISGTSTQGIEAAMLQLTQAMGQGVLRGEELNSVFEQAPTIIQSIAKYLGVPIGKIRELAQEGKITSQIVKNAMFATAEETNAKFAQMPMTFGQVTTVIGNTLLQTFEPVLQGLGRGAQWIYDNWSTLEPIFWGLTAAIGAYTVAMGIHKAVTWLVVEANRELIITMLKNPALWVAIAIGILVGKMYQWIKAVGGVKIAWQIAVDKILTIMDWLKIGFTTGGYWILNMLDKMKLGFMIANVAIQNYMDDMNVKVLNILQNMVNGAIGIINKFIGTLNKIPGVSIDAISEVTFATTAKAEIEARKAQRTAELAKYRADIEASIAERDAALRQMKAEARAATAQRQAEIRAAQEAAKEKGLDLNLGDMAKNIAKIADDTGDIKDSVDISQEDLKWMRDLAEQETINRFTTATLAPQISINFTGDIRETADIDGIIGRLEEILTEEINIAAEGVHS, from the coding sequence ATGGCAAGTATAAGAACTAGTTTAAATTTAATAGATAATATGAGCAGGACTCTAGATAGAGTTACTGGTAAGACTGATAGAATGAAAAGAAGCATTGATAGTGCTAAAAGAGTAATGAATAAAGAAACTAGAATAGTATATACATTAGATTCAGCTGGAAGAGCACAAGCAAGATTAGCAGGAGCAACGGATATAGCTACTAAAAAGTTTGAGCAACAAGATAATCAAGTAAAGAAAAATGTAAATAGTACAGATGCTTTAGAGAAAAAATTAAAAAAGTTAGGAAAAACCTTAGGAGCAGCATACAGTGTCAAAAAGATAATAGCACTAACTGACCAAATAACTGCTACAACAGCGAGGCTTGACCTTATGAATGATGGATTACAAACAACAGCAGAGTTGCAGGAAAAAATATTCCAATCAGCTCAAAGAGCAAGAGGATCTTATTTAACTACAGCTTCAGCAGTATCACAAATGGGTATATTAGCTGCAGATGCTTTTGCTAGTAATGATGAAGTAATAGCGTTCGTTGAACAATTAAACAAACATTTTACTATATCTGGAACAAGCACACAAGGAATTGAAGCAGCAATGCTTCAACTAACACAAGCAATGGGGCAAGGAGTATTAAGAGGAGAAGAATTAAATAGTGTATTCGAACAGGCACCAACAATAATTCAATCTATCGCCAAGTATTTAGGTGTACCTATAGGAAAAATTAGAGAATTAGCACAAGAAGGAAAAATAACCTCACAAATAGTAAAAAATGCAATGTTTGCAACAGCAGAAGAAACTAATGCTAAATTTGCACAGATGCCAATGACATTTGGCCAAGTAACAACAGTAATAGGGAACACATTATTACAGACATTTGAGCCAGTATTGCAGGGTTTAGGCCGAGGTGCCCAATGGATTTATGATAACTGGTCTACATTAGAGCCTATATTTTGGGGACTTACAGCAGCAATAGGTGCTTATACAGTAGCAATGGGCATTCATAAAGCTGTTACATGGTTGGTAGTAGAGGCAAATAGAGAATTAATAATAACTATGCTAAAAAATCCAGCATTATGGGTAGCTATAGCAATAGGAATTTTAGTCGGAAAGATGTACCAATGGATAAAGGCTGTAGGAGGAGTTAAGATAGCTTGGCAAATAGCAGTGGATAAAATATTAACTATTATGGATTGGTTAAAGATTGGATTTACTACAGGTGGTTACTGGATTTTAAATATGTTAGATAAAATGAAACTAGGATTTATGATAGCGAATGTAGCAATACAGAACTATATGGATGATATGAACGTAAAGGTATTAAATATCCTGCAAAACATGGTTAACGGAGCAATAGGGATAATAAATAAATTTATTGGTACATTAAATAAGATTCCAGGTGTATCTATAGATGCAATAAGTGAAGTAACCTTTGCAACTACTGCTAAGGCAGAAATTGAAGCAAGAAAAGCACAAAGAACAGCTGAACTAGCGAAATATCGTGCTGATATAGAAGCTAGTATAGCTGAAAGAGATGCAGCTTTAAGACAAATGAAAGCAGAAGCAAGAGCAGCGACTGCTCAAAGGCAAGCAGAAATAAGGGCAGCTCAAGAAGCAGCTAAAGAAAAAGGATTAGATTTAAACTTAGGGGATATGGCGAAAAACATAGCTAAAATTGCAGATGATACAGGGGATATTAAGGATTCAGTTGATATATCACAGGAAGATTTAAAATGGATGAGAGATCTTGCAGAGCAAGAAACAATAAATAGATTTACTACTGCAACATTAGCACCACAGATAAGTATTAACTTTACAGGAGATATAAGAGAAACTGCTGATATAGATGGAATAATAGGCAGATTAGAAGAAATACTGACTGAAGAAATTAATATAGCTGCAGAGGGGGTGCATAGTTAA
- a CDS encoding LysM peptidoglycan-binding domain-containing protein: protein MYSFYFDYEGEVIQLPIPPSSLTLKINNKNKVIELLNIGDVNILKDPGLSEFNFKLLLPGQPLPFAVYESGFRPPEYYLGQFERYKVEKKPVRFIVSRVAPWDEPLFDTNMLVSLEEYTVEERAGEVGDIYVEIRLKQYKQYKTQVIKIKEVEGNKATVTVKEERPAKEPAKTYTVKQGDTLWAIAKKELNDGNKYTEIAKLNNISSPNLIYPGQVLRLR from the coding sequence ATGTACTCTTTTTATTTTGATTATGAAGGAGAAGTTATTCAATTGCCTATACCTCCTTCTAGCCTAACATTAAAAATAAACAATAAAAATAAAGTAATTGAATTATTAAATATCGGCGATGTAAACATATTAAAGGACCCGGGACTGAGTGAATTTAATTTTAAGCTACTACTGCCCGGACAACCCTTACCTTTTGCAGTGTATGAAAGTGGTTTCAGACCTCCAGAATACTACTTAGGACAGTTTGAAAGATATAAAGTAGAAAAGAAACCAGTTAGATTTATAGTTAGTAGAGTAGCCCCTTGGGATGAACCTTTATTTGATACCAATATGTTAGTATCACTAGAGGAATACACTGTAGAAGAAAGGGCTGGAGAAGTCGGTGATATATATGTTGAAATAAGGCTAAAACAATATAAGCAGTACAAAACTCAAGTAATAAAAATAAAAGAAGTCGAAGGTAACAAGGCTACTGTAACAGTTAAAGAAGAAAGACCTGCTAAAGAGCCAGCCAAGACGTACACAGTTAAGCAAGGGGATACGCTTTGGGCTATTGCTAAAAAGGAACTAAATGATGGCAACAAATATACTGAAATAGCAAAATTAAACAATATATCAAGCCCTAATCTAATCTATCCAGGACAAGTCTTAAGGTTAAGGTGA
- a CDS encoding XkdQ/YqbQ family protein, translated as MYEISIINNGKRYLPIIEGDVVWETTRIGQPGKLTFNVVNDDVINFQEGNPVLFRVNEKDVFFGFVFVKERDKDQIIKVTAYDQLRYLKNKDTYIYENMKASDLVKKIINDFNLQAGIIEDTGYTIAYRIQDNKTLFDIIYDALDLTLMNKGKMYVLFDDFGKLNLRDVETMKIPALVVGDYNAQNYSYKTDIDTDTYNKVKLRRNNEKLGKAEEYELQHGVNINRWGVLQYFENVNEETNIKAKAEAILKLKNKKKRTLQLKEVLGDIRVRAGTSVMTLLENVGDISVKQYMLVEKAKHVFGNDEHWMTLDLRGDI; from the coding sequence ATGTATGAAATATCAATTATCAATAATGGAAAAAGATATTTACCTATTATAGAAGGTGATGTTGTTTGGGAAACTACTAGAATAGGTCAACCTGGCAAACTTACTTTCAATGTTGTAAATGATGATGTAATAAACTTTCAGGAAGGGAATCCTGTTTTATTTAGAGTAAATGAAAAAGATGTTTTCTTTGGATTTGTGTTTGTAAAAGAAAGAGATAAAGACCAGATTATTAAGGTTACAGCTTATGACCAATTGAGGTATTTGAAAAATAAAGATACTTATATCTATGAAAATATGAAAGCATCAGATTTGGTTAAGAAAATAATTAATGATTTCAACTTGCAAGCTGGAATTATAGAAGATACAGGTTATACAATAGCATATAGAATACAAGATAATAAAACTCTATTTGACATCATCTACGATGCTTTAGATTTAACCTTAATGAACAAAGGTAAAATGTATGTACTATTTGATGATTTTGGGAAATTAAACTTACGAGATGTTGAGACAATGAAAATCCCTGCCTTAGTAGTAGGTGATTATAATGCACAAAATTATAGTTATAAAACCGACATAGATACAGACACATATAACAAAGTAAAGCTACGTAGAAATAATGAAAAATTAGGAAAAGCGGAGGAATATGAATTACAACATGGTGTAAACATAAATAGATGGGGTGTATTGCAGTATTTTGAAAATGTTAATGAAGAAACTAATATAAAAGCCAAGGCGGAAGCTATACTAAAACTAAAAAATAAGAAAAAGAGAACATTGCAGTTAAAAGAAGTTTTAGGAGATATAAGAGTAAGAGCTGGGACAAGTGTAATGACTTTATTAGAAAATGTTGGAGATATAAGCGTAAAGCAGTATATGTTAGTTGAAAAAGCAAAGCATGTATTTGGTAATGATGAACATTGGATGACATTGGATTTAAGGGGTGATATATAG
- a CDS encoding DUF2577 domain-containing protein, which translates to MIQIIKQAAIEAVENSSPMSIAYGTVTKINPLEINVEQRMNIKGNMILLTSNVIDSEVEVEINDMTEEALTSPYNHKHEYKGTKKHIHKKGLKVGEKVLLIRVQGGQKYIVLDRLVSA; encoded by the coding sequence ATGATACAAATTATAAAACAAGCTGCTATAGAGGCCGTAGAAAATAGTTCGCCAATGAGTATAGCTTATGGTACTGTTACGAAAATAAACCCTTTAGAAATCAATGTAGAACAGCGTATGAATATAAAAGGGAATATGATACTCCTTACTTCTAATGTTATTGATAGTGAAGTAGAGGTTGAGATTAATGACATGACAGAAGAAGCTCTTACTAGCCCTTATAACCATAAACACGAGTACAAAGGCACAAAGAAACATATTCATAAGAAAGGATTAAAGGTAGGGGAGAAAGTCTTACTGATACGAGTACAAGGAGGACAAAAATACATTGTCCTAGATAGGTTGGTGAGTGCATGA
- a CDS encoding DUF2634 domain-containing protein, protein MIPKIENIPIGEELEVVEEPTYTWKIDFENKRIVGYTDGLEAMKQAIYLILNTERYRYLIYDWNHGVELADLFGKDKAYAYSELKRRIREALIADDRITDVSDFEFESIDRNTILATFTVHTVFGDIKASREVEI, encoded by the coding sequence ATGATACCTAAAATTGAAAACATACCGATTGGCGAGGAATTGGAAGTAGTAGAAGAACCTACTTATACTTGGAAAATAGATTTTGAAAACAAACGAATAGTAGGCTATACAGATGGATTAGAAGCAATGAAACAAGCTATATATCTAATATTAAATACTGAAAGATATAGGTATTTGATCTATGATTGGAATCATGGAGTAGAATTAGCTGACTTATTTGGTAAAGATAAGGCCTATGCTTATTCAGAGTTAAAAAGAAGAATCAGAGAAGCCTTGATAGCTGATGATAGAATCACTGATGTATCCGATTTTGAATTTGAATCTATAGACAGAAACACTATATTAGCAACATTCACAGTACACACAGTATTTGGAGATATAAAAGCCTCTAGGGAGGTGGAAATATAA
- a CDS encoding baseplate J/gp47 family protein: MYSFEEILQRMLDRVPNKYDKRQGGIIWNALAPAAAELAQMYIELEDIENRTYADTATGEDLTRRAAERGIIRRLATKAIRRGIFKTNNQLPLNVPIGSRYTGEDLNYVVIDKITDGEFRLECEEPGAIGNVYSGSLIPVEYINGLESAELVDILIPGEDEEDDENLRKRYFDSLESQAFGGNIADYKQKTNELNGVGGVKVYPVWNGGGTVKLVIIDSDYNKPSQELVDYIQNEIDPVGHQGEGVGIAPIGHVVTVEGVSECTVNIETNIIFQESYTWEDVKPNFIATIEGYFYELKKTWQDEENLVVRISYIETRALGLPGVLDIQNTKINGLAENLVLEDVEIPVLGEVTIV; this comes from the coding sequence ATGTATTCATTTGAGGAAATACTGCAAAGAATGTTGGATAGAGTACCCAATAAATACGATAAAAGGCAAGGAGGTATAATTTGGAACGCCTTAGCCCCTGCCGCTGCTGAATTGGCCCAAATGTATATCGAACTGGAGGATATCGAAAACAGAACCTATGCTGATACTGCTACAGGGGAGGACTTGACTAGGAGAGCAGCAGAAAGAGGAATTATTAGACGACTAGCTACTAAAGCAATTAGAAGGGGAATATTTAAAACTAATAACCAATTACCTTTGAATGTACCTATAGGGAGTAGGTATACTGGTGAAGATTTGAATTATGTAGTTATAGATAAAATTACAGATGGGGAATTTAGGCTTGAATGTGAAGAACCGGGAGCAATAGGGAATGTTTATTCAGGTTCTCTTATACCAGTTGAATATATAAATGGTTTAGAATCCGCTGAGTTGGTGGATATCCTTATTCCCGGAGAAGATGAAGAAGATGACGAGAACTTAAGAAAGAGATATTTCGATAGTTTAGAAAGTCAAGCATTTGGAGGGAATATTGCAGACTATAAGCAGAAAACAAATGAATTAAATGGTGTAGGTGGCGTAAAGGTGTATCCAGTTTGGAATGGCGGAGGAACTGTCAAGCTAGTTATAATAGACAGCGACTACAATAAACCCTCTCAAGAATTGGTTGATTATATTCAAAACGAAATAGACCCTGTAGGGCATCAAGGTGAAGGAGTTGGCATAGCTCCTATAGGTCATGTAGTAACTGTAGAAGGGGTATCGGAGTGTACCGTCAACATAGAAACAAACATAATATTTCAAGAAAGCTATACTTGGGAGGATGTGAAACCCAATTTCATAGCTACAATAGAAGGTTACTTTTACGAACTTAAAAAGACTTGGCAAGACGAAGAAAACCTAGTAGTTAGAATTAGCTATATTGAAACTAGAGCTTTGGGCTTGCCGGGTGTTTTAGACATACAAAATACTAAGATAAACGGACTAGCTGAAAATCTTGTACTAGAAGATGTGGAAATACCTGTACTTGGTGAGGTGACTATCGTATGA